Proteins from a single region of Sphingopyxis sp. BSN-002:
- a CDS encoding GlxA family transcriptional regulator, with protein sequence MPKLKVPDAPPALVEVGMMLYPDCQIGMVHGITDLFHVAGRFAVDHGRQPIRVSHWRLQDGGGFARCFDSHPEEAAGNSPGVIIAPGSLHKLLEAEEAAPYARWLLDRHAQGTTLASNCGGAFALAATGLLSGRPATTHWFFAEEFRDRFPDVRMEADRMVVDDGDIITAGGLMAWTDLGLRIVERLLGPSVMMETARFFLIDPSGREQKNYASFAPKLTHGDEAVLKVQHWLQAKGVGPVAVAEMAAEAGMEERTFQRRFKAATGMTPVEYVQHIRVGKARELLEFTKRTVDQIAWSVGYEDAAAFRKLFHRITGLSPGEYRQRFQVAQVAAEAA encoded by the coding sequence ATGCCGAAACTGAAGGTGCCCGATGCGCCGCCGGCGCTCGTCGAGGTGGGGATGATGCTCTATCCCGACTGCCAGATCGGCATGGTCCACGGAATCACCGACCTGTTCCATGTCGCGGGGCGTTTCGCGGTCGATCACGGGCGCCAGCCGATCCGCGTCAGCCATTGGCGGTTGCAGGACGGTGGCGGCTTTGCGCGCTGCTTCGACAGCCATCCGGAAGAGGCCGCCGGCAATTCGCCGGGCGTCATCATCGCGCCGGGGAGCCTGCACAAGCTGCTCGAGGCCGAGGAAGCGGCGCCTTACGCGCGCTGGCTGCTCGACCGCCATGCGCAGGGGACGACGCTGGCGTCGAATTGCGGCGGAGCCTTTGCACTGGCGGCGACCGGGCTCCTGAGCGGCCGGCCGGCGACGACGCACTGGTTCTTCGCCGAAGAATTTCGCGACCGCTTTCCCGACGTGCGAATGGAAGCCGACCGGATGGTGGTCGATGACGGCGACATCATCACCGCGGGTGGGCTGATGGCGTGGACCGACCTGGGGCTCCGGATCGTCGAGCGGCTTTTGGGTCCGTCGGTGATGATGGAGACCGCGCGCTTCTTTCTGATCGACCCGTCGGGACGCGAGCAGAAGAATTATGCGAGCTTCGCGCCGAAGCTGACGCACGGCGACGAGGCGGTGCTGAAGGTCCAGCACTGGTTGCAGGCAAAGGGCGTCGGGCCGGTCGCGGTCGCTGAGATGGCGGCCGAGGCGGGGATGGAGGAGCGGACCTTCCAGCGCCGCTTCAAGGCCGCCACCGGCATGACTCCGGTCGAATATGTCCAGCATATCCGCGTCGGCAAGGCGCGTGAGCTGTTGGAGTTCACCAAACGGACGGTCGACCAGATCGCGTGGAGCGTCGGTTACGAGGACGCCGCGGCGTTCCGCAAGCTGTTCCACCGTATCACCGGGCTGTCGCCGGGCGAATATCGCCAGCGCTTTCAGGTGGCGCAGGTCGCGGCGGAAGCGGCGTGA
- the leuA gene encoding 2-isopropylmalate synthase, which yields MTMLRDPSVKYSAFPQVPLTNREWPGRVTTQAPIWLSTDMRDGNQSLIDPMDAEKKARFFDLLVKCGFKEIEVGFPSAGATEFDFISGLVKNGRIPDDVTPQVLTQSRADLIRTSFDSLEGAKTAIVHVYNAVSPAWRKIVFGMEMDEIKGIAIEGAKQLRDNAARLPGTDWRFEYSPETFSTAELDFSIACCEAVMDILQPTTDKPIILNLPATVEASTANIYADQIEYFCKNLPNRDRAIISLHTHNDRGTGVAAAELGLLAGADRVEGCLFGNGERTGNTCLVTIALNMYTQGVDPELDFSNIDEVIQTVEYCNNLPVHPRHPYGGELVYTAFSGSHQDAIKKGFAARERQNDERWEVPYLPIDPADLGRSYEAVIRVNSQSGKGGVAWVLEQDKGLKLPKKMQASFSHVVQALADQTSRELGAEDIWHAFEGQYLTTEAKRFQLVDWSETHSGADRIFAGKLTIDGMQRSVSGRGNGLMSSVIAALSESGGPVMDIVDYSEHAIGQGSNVQAAAYVECRTADGKSLFGCGLDTDVATASVRAILSAANGA from the coding sequence ATGACCATGCTCCGCGACCCCTCGGTCAAGTACAGCGCCTTCCCGCAGGTTCCCTTGACGAACCGCGAATGGCCCGGCCGCGTCACCACCCAGGCGCCGATCTGGCTCTCCACCGACATGCGCGACGGCAACCAGTCGCTGATCGACCCGATGGATGCCGAGAAAAAGGCGCGCTTCTTCGACCTGCTCGTCAAATGCGGGTTCAAGGAGATCGAGGTCGGATTCCCCAGCGCGGGCGCGACCGAATTCGACTTCATCTCGGGGCTCGTGAAGAACGGCCGCATCCCCGACGACGTCACGCCGCAGGTGCTGACGCAGAGCCGCGCCGACCTCATCCGCACCAGCTTCGACAGCCTCGAAGGCGCGAAAACCGCGATCGTCCACGTCTATAACGCGGTCAGCCCCGCCTGGCGCAAGATCGTCTTCGGCATGGAGATGGACGAGATCAAGGGCATCGCGATCGAGGGCGCGAAGCAGCTCCGCGACAATGCCGCGCGCCTGCCCGGCACCGACTGGCGCTTCGAATACAGCCCCGAAACCTTCTCGACCGCCGAGCTCGATTTCAGCATCGCCTGCTGCGAGGCGGTGATGGATATTCTCCAGCCGACGACCGACAAGCCGATCATCCTCAACCTGCCCGCGACGGTCGAGGCCTCGACGGCGAACATCTACGCCGACCAGATCGAATATTTCTGCAAGAACTTGCCCAATCGCGACCGCGCGATCATCAGCTTGCACACGCACAACGACCGCGGCACCGGCGTCGCGGCGGCCGAACTCGGCCTGCTCGCGGGCGCCGACCGCGTCGAGGGCTGCCTATTCGGCAATGGCGAGCGCACCGGCAACACCTGCCTCGTCACCATCGCGCTCAACATGTACACGCAGGGCGTCGACCCAGAGCTCGACTTCTCGAACATCGACGAGGTCATCCAGACGGTCGAATATTGCAACAACCTGCCCGTCCACCCGCGCCACCCCTATGGCGGCGAGCTCGTCTACACCGCCTTTTCGGGCAGCCATCAGGACGCGATCAAGAAAGGCTTCGCCGCGCGCGAACGCCAGAATGACGAGCGCTGGGAAGTCCCCTATCTGCCCATCGACCCCGCCGACCTCGGCCGCAGCTATGAAGCGGTAATCCGCGTCAACAGCCAATCGGGCAAGGGCGGCGTCGCATGGGTGCTCGAACAGGACAAGGGCCTGAAACTGCCCAAAAAGATGCAGGCAAGCTTCAGCCATGTCGTGCAGGCGCTGGCCGACCAGACGAGCCGCGAACTCGGCGCCGAGGATATCTGGCACGCGTTCGAGGGCCAGTATCTGACCACCGAAGCCAAACGCTTCCAGCTCGTCGACTGGTCGGAGACGCATTCGGGCGCCGACCGCATCTTCGCCGGCAAGCTCACCATCGACGGCATGCAGCGCAGCGTCAGCGGCCGCGGCAACGGCCTGATGTCGAGCGTCATCGCGGCCTTGAGCGAAAGCGGCGGCCCGGTGATGGACATCGTCGACTATAGCGAGCACGCGATCGGCCAGGGCAGCAATGTGCAGGCCGCGGCTTATGTCGAGTGCCGCACCGCGGACGGCAAAAGCCTGTTCGGATGCGGGCTCGATACCGACGTCGCGACAGCCAGCGTGCGGGCGATTTTGTCGGCAGCGAATGGGGCTTAA
- a CDS encoding acyl-CoA thioesterase, protein MPTGQPAVRVTAMPANANVYGDIFGGWLMAQMDLAASSVASLHARGRAVTISVEGMSFHRPVFVGDEVSVFGRLVKVGRTSMHVEVETWARDRHSEDSHKVTQAIFIFVAVGPDRRPRAVPPAAPG, encoded by the coding sequence ATGCCGACGGGCCAGCCCGCCGTCCGCGTCACCGCCATGCCCGCCAACGCCAATGTCTATGGCGATATTTTCGGCGGCTGGCTGATGGCGCAGATGGACCTTGCCGCCTCGTCGGTCGCGTCGCTCCACGCGCGCGGCCGCGCGGTGACGATCTCGGTGGAGGGCATGTCCTTCCACCGCCCCGTCTTCGTCGGTGACGAGGTCTCGGTCTTCGGCCGCCTCGTAAAGGTCGGGCGCACCTCGATGCACGTCGAGGTCGAAACCTGGGCACGCGACCGCCATTCCGAGGATAGTCACAAGGTGACGCAGGCGATCTTCATCTTTGTCGCCGTCGGTCCCGACCGCAGACCGCGGGCGGTCCCGCCGGCCGCGCCAGGCTAA
- the infA gene encoding translation initiation factor IF-1, protein MAKEELMTFEGQIDEILPDGRFGVVLENGHRVIVYTAGRMRRFRIRSVVGDAVRVEMTPYDLSKGRLVYRERGGGPVPPSQRKRRGL, encoded by the coding sequence TTGGCCAAGGAGGAACTGATGACCTTCGAGGGGCAGATCGACGAGATCCTGCCTGACGGTCGCTTCGGCGTCGTGCTCGAAAACGGTCATCGGGTCATCGTCTATACGGCGGGCCGGATGCGGCGTTTCCGCATCCGGTCGGTCGTCGGCGACGCTGTGCGCGTCGAGATGACGCCCTATGACCTCAGCAAGGGCCGCCTCGTCTACCGCGAACGCGGGGGCGGGCCGGTTCCGCCGAGCCAGCGCAAACGGCGCGGGCTCTGA
- the metE gene encoding 5-methyltetrahydropteroyltriglutamate--homocysteine S-methyltransferase, with product MTVAVATLGFPRIGLRRELKHALESYWSGKSTLADLQSAAAGLRALNWNRQKALGADILPSNDFSLYDHVLDTSALIGAVPPRYDWAGESVDPDLYFAMARGAQQPAACGHAHGGDTTAMEMTKWFDTNYHFLVPELVAGQSFRIASTKIFDEYEEAKALGYQTRPALLGPVSYLMLAKGKAVEPLALLPRLLEVYAEILSRLAALGADWVQIDEPCLVLDLTDAQRIAFERAYSALATRGPKLMLTTYFGGLGDNLDLVAELPVHGLHLDLVRAPDQLEPALAKLQPHVLLSLGVIDGRNIWRANLPDLYWRLKALAAQRDLILAPCCSLLHVPVDLALETSLDPEIAQWLAFAVQKVEELAALAKALNEGEDASFAAFSASRIAAVARQTSPKIHDPAVTQRLAALDAGATNRASPFAARREAQQARLNLPAYPTTTIGSFPQTPEVRKARAAHLKGEIDDAAYAQYLRVETRAAVKWQEEIGLDVLVHGEFERNDMVQYFGEQLAGFAFTRAGWVQSYGSRCVRPPILYGDVSRPEAMTVDWWRYAQDQTDKPMKGMLTGPVTILNWSFVRDDQPRAESCRQIALAIRDEVQDLEAAGAAIIQIDEAALREGLPLRRSEWQAYLDWAVESFRIAASGVRDDTQIHTHMCYSEFNDIIRAIGAMDADVISIETARSQMELLDAFASYAYPNEVGPGVYDIHSPRIPAEREMTDLLTLAAKHVPAAQIWVNPDCGLKTRKWDEVRPALIAMVAAAKSMRARALVKEAYLAK from the coding sequence ATGACCGTCGCCGTCGCCACCCTCGGCTTCCCCCGCATCGGCCTTCGCCGCGAACTCAAGCATGCGCTCGAAAGCTACTGGTCGGGCAAATCGACCCTCGCCGACCTGCAAAGCGCCGCCGCCGGCCTCCGTGCGCTGAACTGGAACCGCCAGAAAGCGCTCGGCGCCGACATCCTGCCGTCGAACGACTTCTCGCTCTACGACCATGTCCTCGACACCAGCGCGCTGATCGGCGCCGTCCCGCCGCGCTACGACTGGGCGGGCGAGAGCGTCGACCCCGACCTCTATTTCGCCATGGCCCGCGGCGCGCAGCAGCCCGCCGCCTGCGGGCACGCCCATGGCGGCGACACGACGGCGATGGAAATGACCAAATGGTTCGACACCAACTATCATTTCCTCGTCCCCGAACTCGTGGCCGGCCAGAGTTTCCGCATCGCCTCGACCAAGATCTTCGACGAATATGAAGAGGCCAAGGCACTGGGTTATCAGACGCGCCCCGCCCTCCTCGGTCCCGTCAGCTATCTGATGCTGGCAAAGGGCAAGGCGGTCGAGCCGCTCGCCCTGCTGCCCCGGCTCCTCGAGGTCTACGCCGAAATCCTGTCGCGTCTCGCGGCGCTGGGCGCCGACTGGGTACAGATCGACGAACCCTGCCTTGTCCTCGACCTGACCGATGCGCAGCGCATCGCCTTCGAACGCGCCTATTCCGCGCTCGCCACCCGCGGGCCGAAGCTGATGCTCACCACATACTTCGGCGGCCTCGGCGACAATCTCGACCTCGTCGCAGAGCTTCCGGTACACGGCCTTCACCTCGACCTCGTCCGCGCCCCCGACCAGCTCGAGCCCGCGCTCGCGAAGCTCCAGCCGCATGTCCTGCTCTCATTGGGCGTGATCGACGGCCGCAACATTTGGCGCGCCAACCTCCCCGACCTCTACTGGCGCCTCAAGGCGCTCGCGGCCCAGCGCGACCTCATCCTCGCGCCGTGCTGCTCGCTCCTCCACGTCCCCGTCGACCTCGCGCTCGAAACGTCGCTCGACCCCGAAATCGCCCAGTGGCTCGCCTTCGCCGTGCAAAAGGTCGAGGAACTCGCCGCACTCGCCAAGGCGCTCAACGAAGGCGAGGACGCGAGCTTCGCTGCCTTCTCCGCCTCGCGCATCGCCGCGGTCGCGCGCCAGACCTCGCCGAAGATCCACGACCCGGCGGTCACCCAGCGCCTCGCCGCCCTCGACGCTGGCGCCACGAACCGCGCATCCCCCTTCGCCGCCCGCCGCGAAGCGCAGCAAGCGCGCCTGAACCTCCCCGCCTACCCCACCACCACCATCGGCAGCTTCCCGCAGACCCCCGAAGTCCGCAAGGCCCGCGCCGCACACCTCAAGGGCGAGATCGACGACGCGGCCTATGCGCAATATCTCCGCGTCGAAACGCGCGCCGCGGTCAAATGGCAGGAGGAGATCGGCCTCGACGTCCTCGTCCACGGCGAGTTCGAGCGCAACGACATGGTGCAATATTTCGGCGAACAGCTCGCCGGCTTCGCCTTCACCCGCGCCGGCTGGGTGCAAAGCTATGGCTCGCGCTGCGTCCGCCCGCCGATCCTCTACGGCGACGTCTCGCGCCCCGAGGCCATGACGGTCGACTGGTGGCGCTATGCGCAGGACCAGACCGACAAGCCGATGAAGGGCATGCTCACCGGCCCGGTGACCATCCTCAACTGGTCCTTCGTCCGCGACGACCAGCCGCGTGCGGAAAGCTGCCGCCAGATCGCGCTTGCGATCCGCGACGAGGTGCAGGACTTGGAGGCCGCCGGCGCCGCGATCATCCAGATCGACGAAGCGGCTTTGCGCGAAGGCCTGCCGCTCCGCCGCAGCGAATGGCAGGCCTATCTCGACTGGGCGGTCGAAAGCTTCCGCATCGCCGCCAGCGGCGTCCGCGACGACACCCAGATCCACACCCATATGTGCTATTCGGAGTTCAACGACATCATCCGCGCGATCGGCGCGATGGACGCCGACGTCATCTCGATCGAGACCGCACGGTCGCAGATGGAGCTGCTCGACGCCTTCGCCTCCTACGCCTATCCCAACGAGGTCGGCCCCGGCGTCTATGACATCCACTCGCCGCGCATCCCCGCGGAGCGCGAGATGACCGACCTGCTGACGCTGGCCGCAAAGCATGTCCCCGCAGCGCAGATCTGGGTGAACCCCGATTGCGGGCTCAAGACGCGCAAGTGGGACGAGGTGCGCCCCGCGCTGATCGCGATGGTCGCCGCGGCGAAATCGATGCGCGCCCGCGCGCTCGTGAAGGAGGCCTATCTTGCCAAATGA
- a CDS encoding cold-shock protein: MPIGTVKFFNQDKGYGFIENEDGSGDSFVHITAVQAAGMDTLNKEQRVSYELETGKNGKTSAVNLQSA; the protein is encoded by the coding sequence ATGCCGATCGGCACCGTAAAATTCTTCAACCAGGACAAGGGCTATGGCTTCATCGAGAATGAAGACGGCTCGGGCGACAGCTTCGTCCACATCACCGCGGTCCAGGCCGCGGGCATGGACACGCTCAACAAGGAGCAGCGCGTCTCCTACGAACTCGAAACCGGCAAGAACGGCAAGACTTCGGCAGTCAACCTCCAGTCGGCCTGA
- a CDS encoding AraC family transcriptional regulator, with the protein MRHVDSQYYEAPIPRVVISRMTGPTSGTATLYEPVTCLILQGTKRVVIGDTVITYDASSYFVASLDLPAVGKVIEATPDKPYIAVALRIDRAVLTDLIASMPPEAIGTEPAEADQAGFAVSEVTPDLLDAWAGLLGLLDRPGDIGMLAQMREREILYRLLQGPLGHQLCAIAQDDSRLSRVRRAIEWIRAHYDQALRTNALAEIAGMSVASFHRHFKAATAMSPLQYQKTLRLHAARRLLAGGAEASRTAYSVGYESASQFSREYSRAFGAPPSRDAERLRGMAPLGIGAV; encoded by the coding sequence ATGCGGCACGTGGATTCCCAATATTATGAGGCGCCGATCCCGCGCGTCGTGATCAGCCGGATGACCGGACCGACGAGCGGCACCGCTACGCTCTATGAACCCGTCACCTGCCTGATCCTGCAGGGGACGAAGCGCGTCGTCATCGGCGACACGGTCATCACCTACGACGCGTCGAGCTATTTTGTCGCCTCGCTCGACCTGCCCGCCGTCGGCAAGGTGATCGAGGCGACCCCCGACAAACCCTATATCGCAGTCGCGCTGCGCATCGACCGTGCGGTGTTGACCGACCTGATCGCCAGCATGCCGCCCGAGGCGATCGGCACCGAACCCGCCGAGGCCGATCAGGCAGGCTTTGCAGTGTCCGAAGTGACTCCCGACCTGCTCGACGCCTGGGCGGGGCTGCTCGGGCTGCTCGACCGGCCGGGCGACATCGGCATGCTGGCGCAGATGCGCGAGCGCGAGATTCTCTATCGCCTGCTGCAGGGGCCGCTGGGGCACCAGCTTTGCGCGATTGCGCAGGACGACAGCCGGCTGTCGCGGGTGCGGCGGGCGATCGAGTGGATCCGGGCGCATTATGATCAGGCGCTCCGCACCAATGCGCTCGCCGAGATTGCGGGGATGAGCGTCGCGTCGTTCCACCGGCATTTCAAGGCGGCGACCGCGATGAGCCCGTTGCAGTATCAGAAGACCTTGCGGCTCCATGCGGCGCGCCGCCTGCTGGCGGGCGGGGCCGAGGCGAGCCGCACGGCCTATTCGGTTGGGTACGAGAGCGCGTCGCAGTTCAGCCGCGAATATAGCCGCGCGTTCGGCGCACCGCCCTCACGCGATGCCGAACGGCTGCGCGGGATGGCGCCGCTCGGCATCGGCGCGGTTTAG
- a CDS encoding DUF6445 family protein, with amino-acid sequence MGGAAGGMTVRVESIGAEAQPLVVLDDFAADPDALRRFAIDAAFEPARNHYPGVRAALPAAYLAAQLPVIAAAAAEAFGRSGPVQVIDASFSIVSTPADALTVPQRLPHVDAFGSDRIALVHYLAPDNGDGTAFFRHRATGFETVTEERRDLFFRHLDTQLRHGGPPPAGYVSGDSELFECMHTAVAAYNRALLYRSWSLHSGAVGPATNLSADPRDGRLTVTAFLSIG; translated from the coding sequence GTGGGCGGCGCAGCCGGCGGAATGACCGTCCGCGTCGAAAGCATCGGCGCCGAGGCGCAGCCGCTGGTCGTCCTCGACGATTTCGCCGCCGATCCCGACGCGCTGCGCCGCTTTGCGATCGATGCGGCGTTCGAGCCGGCGCGCAACCATTATCCGGGCGTCCGCGCCGCGCTGCCCGCTGCCTATCTGGCGGCGCAGCTGCCGGTCATCGCGGCCGCGGCCGCTGAAGCCTTCGGGCGCAGCGGGCCGGTGCAGGTGATCGACGCCAGCTTCTCGATCGTCTCGACTCCCGCCGACGCGCTGACGGTGCCCCAGCGGCTGCCGCATGTCGATGCGTTCGGGTCCGACCGGATTGCGCTCGTCCATTATCTGGCGCCGGACAATGGCGACGGGACGGCCTTCTTCCGGCACCGCGCGACGGGGTTCGAGACGGTGACCGAGGAACGGCGCGATCTCTTTTTCCGGCACCTCGACACCCAGCTCCGCCACGGCGGGCCGCCCCCCGCGGGCTATGTTTCGGGTGACAGTGAGCTGTTCGAATGCATGCACACGGCCGTGGCAGCGTACAACAGGGCGCTGCTTTATCGCAGCTGGAGCCTGCATAGCGGCGCGGTCGGGCCAGCGACCAATCTATCCGCCGACCCGCGAGACGGGCGGCTGACGGTAACGGCGTTCCTGTCGATCGGCTGA
- a CDS encoding alpha/beta hydrolase: MTTITTTDGTHIFYKDWGPKDGQPIIFSHGWPLSADAWDAQMVFFANKGFRTIAHDRRSHGRSDQVWDNNNMDQYADDLAELIEQLDLKDIILVGHSTGGGEVTRYIGRHGTDRVAKIALIGAVPPLMLKTEANPIGLPIEVFDGIRKGTFDNRPQFFKDLTLPFYGYNREGAVISEAVRDDFVRQGLNGGLKGLLDSIRAFSESDFNEDLKKFDKPTLVLHGDDDQIVPVDASARSTVKIVKQAVLKIYEGADHGLTITHQDRFNADLLDFINS, encoded by the coding sequence ATGACCACGATCACCACCACCGACGGCACGCACATCTTCTACAAGGACTGGGGTCCGAAGGATGGCCAGCCGATCATCTTCTCGCACGGCTGGCCGCTCAGCGCCGACGCGTGGGACGCCCAGATGGTCTTCTTCGCCAATAAGGGTTTCCGCACCATCGCCCACGACCGCCGCAGCCACGGCCGCTCGGATCAGGTCTGGGACAACAACAATATGGACCAGTACGCCGACGACCTCGCCGAACTGATCGAACAGCTCGATCTGAAAGACATCATCCTCGTCGGCCACTCGACCGGCGGCGGCGAAGTCACCCGCTATATCGGCCGCCATGGCACGGACCGCGTCGCCAAGATCGCGCTGATCGGCGCCGTCCCGCCGCTGATGCTCAAGACCGAAGCCAATCCGATCGGCCTGCCCATCGAAGTCTTCGACGGCATCCGCAAGGGCACCTTCGACAACCGCCCGCAGTTCTTCAAGGATCTGACCCTCCCCTTCTACGGCTATAACCGCGAAGGCGCCGTGATCAGCGAAGCGGTCCGCGACGATTTCGTCCGTCAGGGCCTGAACGGCGGCCTCAAGGGCCTGCTCGACAGCATCCGCGCCTTTTCGGAAAGCGACTTCAACGAGGATCTCAAGAAGTTCGACAAGCCGACCCTCGTCCTCCACGGCGACGACGACCAGATCGTCCCCGTCGACGCCTCGGCCCGCTCAACCGTCAAGATCGTCAAGCAGGCGGTGCTCAAGATCTACGAAGGCGCCGATCATGGGCTGACCATCACCCATCAGGACCGGTTCAACGCCGACCTTCTCGACTTCATCAACAGCTGA
- a CDS encoding SRPBCC domain-containing protein, giving the protein MRGLAMIAALLVAGPVAAQEVPEEPAAEVVAPPPVEVATRTEADGTVTLTHSALVAAPVAEVWTAVSTPEGWATWAVPLARWAEGESDILETSYNPTELAGGPGAIWQQFVARIPGRLLVFRTIKTPDDFPYGDEYKKVTSIFELTPEGEGTRVRLTSTGYPDSEGGRVLAGFFAKGNAATLESLQRRFVEGPKVWAAQPAE; this is encoded by the coding sequence ATGCGCGGGCTGGCGATGATTGCAGCGCTGCTCGTTGCGGGGCCGGTTGCCGCGCAGGAGGTGCCGGAGGAGCCGGCCGCCGAAGTCGTGGCGCCGCCGCCGGTCGAGGTTGCGACGCGAACCGAGGCCGACGGCACGGTGACGTTGACGCACAGCGCGCTGGTTGCCGCGCCGGTCGCCGAGGTGTGGACCGCCGTCTCGACGCCCGAGGGCTGGGCGACCTGGGCGGTGCCGCTGGCGCGCTGGGCCGAGGGGGAGAGCGATATCCTCGAGACGAGTTACAATCCGACCGAACTTGCGGGCGGGCCGGGTGCGATCTGGCAGCAGTTCGTCGCGCGCATTCCGGGGCGCCTGCTGGTATTCCGGACGATCAAGACCCCCGACGATTTCCCCTATGGCGATGAGTATAAGAAGGTCACGAGCATCTTCGAACTGACCCCCGAGGGGGAGGGGACGCGGGTGCGGCTGACGTCGACAGGATATCCCGACAGCGAGGGCGGGCGGGTGCTCGCGGGCTTCTTCGCCAAGGGCAATGCGGCGACGCTTGAAAGCCTGCAGCGCCGGTTCGTCGAGGGGCCGAAGGTGTGGGCGGCGCAGCCGGCGGAATGA
- a CDS encoding SDR family NAD(P)-dependent oxidoreductase, with product MTQFNAKSTTDDVLAGVDLSGKRFLVTGVSAGLGVETARALVAHGADVVGAARDLTKAEAATAVVRDAAAAAGGSFELIQLDLASLASVRAAADALVADGRPFDVVITNAGVMAAPFGKTEDGFETQFGTNHLGHFTFVNRIASLIRDGGRLVSLASSGHRFSNVDLEDPNFDRGDYEPWVAYGRSKTANILFAVEFDRRHKGRGVRAAALHPGGIHTELGRHLDEGALEALVERINAAAREAGGENFEFKSIPQGAATSVWAAAVADPEEIGGLYLEDCHVAKLAENEGLREGVRAYALDPDNAKALWAKSEEMVGETF from the coding sequence ATGACCCAGTTCAATGCCAAATCGACCACCGACGACGTGCTGGCCGGCGTCGACCTGTCGGGCAAGCGCTTCCTCGTCACCGGTGTGTCGGCCGGGCTCGGCGTCGAAACCGCGCGCGCGCTCGTCGCCCACGGCGCCGATGTCGTTGGCGCCGCGCGCGACCTTACCAAGGCCGAAGCCGCGACCGCCGTCGTCCGCGACGCCGCAGCTGCCGCTGGCGGCAGCTTCGAGTTGATCCAGCTCGACCTCGCCTCGCTCGCCAGCGTCCGCGCCGCCGCCGATGCGCTCGTCGCCGACGGCCGTCCGTTCGACGTCGTCATCACCAATGCCGGCGTGATGGCCGCGCCCTTCGGCAAGACCGAAGACGGTTTCGAAACCCAGTTCGGCACCAATCACCTCGGCCATTTCACCTTCGTCAATCGCATCGCGTCGCTGATCAGGGACGGCGGGCGTCTCGTCAGCCTCGCTTCGTCGGGGCATCGCTTCTCGAACGTCGATCTCGAGGATCCCAACTTCGACCGCGGCGATTATGAGCCGTGGGTCGCCTATGGCCGCTCGAAGACCGCGAACATCCTCTTCGCGGTCGAATTCGACCGCCGCCACAAGGGCCGCGGCGTCCGCGCCGCCGCGCTTCACCCCGGCGGCATCCACACCGAGCTCGGCCGCCACCTCGACGAAGGCGCGCTCGAAGCGCTTGTCGAGCGGATCAACGCCGCCGCCCGCGAAGCCGGCGGCGAAAATTTCGAGTTCAAGTCGATCCCGCAGGGCGCCGCGACCTCGGTCTGGGCCGCCGCGGTCGCCGATCCGGAAGAAATCGGCGGGCTCTATCTCGAGGATTGCCACGTCGCAAAGCTCGCCGAGAATGAGGGCCTGCGTGAAGGTGTCCGCGCCTATGCGCTCGACCCCGACAATGCGAAGGCGCTGTGGGCGAAGAGCGAGGAAATGGTCGGCGAGACCTTCTAA